DNA from Lemur catta isolate mLemCat1 chromosome 7, mLemCat1.pri, whole genome shotgun sequence:
AGTGGGCTGCCCTGGAGGTTAGTTATACAGGCTTTGAGGACTGGGAAATGATGTAAatccatgtttattttaatttacttattcataATTTCATTggcattaaccctaactcttttTAGCCTTTTTCTAgactgaataataatttttaaaaacattttctatcaATAGGTagcctccctttccctcctccctctcctcagtTGTCCTTATCTATCCATACCTTGCTCCCACATGTTCACCTGCAGGCTTAGGCCAGCTGCCAAGATGTCACGCTCTGGCCATTGCTTGAGGTGATAGTTTCTAAATGTTTACTGCCTTCAACTTTGTCTCATCTTATCTCTGTCAGCCTTCAAGAGTTGACCCCTAATTTAAGTTTCCCAATACTTTGAAAATCAGTCCATGCCCATCTTACCTGAAATTCTCAGagttttaaatttgtaaaatcgCATCCCCCTTTTAACTATGAATTTTGCATTTTGAAGGCAGgtattaacattttgttttattaatctctctAATGGTTCTGAATAACAAAATTATTCCTCCTTTTAAActtccatttataattttattcaatgCCTTTGTGGTATGAGGAACTGGCTACAGATATACACGTGACTATTAGGACAAAAAATCAAATTCCAAAAAAGATTATTCTTCCAGGTATTGGGGATTCAGACTGAAACATCAGATAACATGAGTTGGAGAACTTTTACCCTGATTTTATAACCTCGGGGAAGTTATGATATCTCTTCAagcttcagtttcatcatctacAAAAATGAGGACGATAATATATACCTTGTGTGGTTTCTTGAGCATTAAATGTGATAATGCCCACAGAACTGGCCCACAGAGAGAGCTTAGTCCACACAAGCTATTATTATTGTGCTTTTAGGTCCTTCAAGGGAACAATTCAGACATTGAACATGTCAGTGTTCTTCAAGTGTACTTAGAGAACCATCTTTATCAGAATCAACTGAGGTACATTTAAAACATACAGGTGCCTGGGCTCCACCCCATACCTACCGAATCATGCTTTCTTCTACTAAGGCATCTGCATTCTACCCAATACCCTAGGTATATGCTGATGCATTTTAGATTGTCCCAGTGCTGCTGGTGATGTTTTCCCTGCCGCTATGGGTCCCTGAGCTGTCTTGTGTGAGTTGCAGCAACTAAGACTGGGTGGGCAGCATCTATCCACTTAGAAATGCATCAGGTGACCTGTTGGCCCAAATGTCTGGAAAGCTCTTAAAGACCATTTTGAGTTGGAGTCACACATTGTGATGCACAGTAGCTATATTTGCCCTTGTCTGACATTCCTTTATGAGTCCTTTTCTATACCAGATTTAGGCAAAAACTAGGGGCACGTGAAGAAAGAGTAAGAGATAAAGAGGTAGGAAAATGCTATTAGAGCTGCAAGAGAATTGATTCAGGAGGCAGAGGATCAGAatggggaattaaaaaaaaaagaatggcatcCAGAAAGGGGATATGTCGGTGCCGACCACACTGGACATCTTCAGATTCTTTGCTCTTCATCCTTTGGGAACagctgctgggctggggtggagagTGTGAAGGGGATCTGGTCTGTGTGAATAGATACTTGTTGGCAACAGGCCAGTTTCAATTCAGTTTCAAGCCATTACAAATTAGTTTTATTGGCTTCTCTGAAAAGCAGCAATTGTTCTATTTCCCTGGCATAATTATCCCATGGGGCAGGCTGCAACTTGCCCTATTTGCCCAAGCCTTACTTGAGTCCCCAGGGAGGGGACAGTCAGACAGTGTAATTTTGAAAGCATATCCATCTCCTGATAGGAGGAAGCTCACTGTGGTGGTCGTTAGCTTCTTCCCTTGGGTCCCCAGAGTGTAGAACCTATAGTCTGGCAGTCCTTGTGCTCAGCATCTTTGTATCCTGTGGACAGTCCCTCCCTTTTGGGGAGGTCTGACTTAGTTGTGATGGGAGCACAACTTTGTGAGTATTAAGAAGCTGGGGCTTAATGATTCCATAGGTTCCTGAACAGTCTTTTACAAATGGTGGCTCAAACTTTTCACCACTGGGGAGTAAGGAGCAGGGCTTTGGTATCCTTCAGACCCAAGCTTGGGTGCTTACTGGCTGGGCAGTATCGAACAGGAGACTTTACTCCTCATTTTCTTGTCAatgttgttgtgaagattaaatgagataatgtgggAAGAAACCCTTAGACAATTCAGGCACACAGGATAGGGTCAGAAAATGGCAGCAGTGGCCGGTGGTATGGTATCAATATGGCTGCCATTGTGCTCAAACTTGGGATATGGAAAATCTACCCTCCTCCCCCAGACTTCACTTCAGGGATTCAGTCCTGTGTCCTAATGTCCTCAGCAAACAGGATTTGACAGTATAGTCTAGCATAGGTAGATTAAGTAACTCTTTACATTGAAAGACAGCTGGGCTTCTTCAAATAGATTAATCAGACGAAGTAAACTCTGAAGTTCAGTTGTGAACAACATAGTGGGTTGTATAAATCAATTAGTAAACACAAGTGATGCATATTTAAGGACCTACAACAGAAATTCAGAAATCTGTGGTAACAGTGACTTCTAAATTGGCCTGCCTCAATGGTATGGCAGCTCTCAAGGGAGAGAAGATCAAGTATTTGCTTAGAAAGTTTACAAAGCAATCCTTTAGACAATAAAAAGAATTGTCTACAAGTTAATGTTGCTGTAGGTAAGACATGCTTTTTGGTCATATTAACATTTAATTGACTAGTgctatatatatatgagaaactAACGACTCATGAATGTCTTCTTCTCGTGTTGCTGCAAGATGTACACCCTCATTTAGAGCTGAGGCAGATTTTCCCTTTTCACCATCACAGCTGTGTCTACCCTCCACCCCATGGGTGCCAAGGCATCTCACCACATtgtaaatcaaaataattttaaattcatgaatCAATCAGATTAGACTACTGAAGATGAATTATTGATTTCCAGAATTAACTGATAATATTCAAATCCATTAGAAACTActattggaaattaaaagaaaataacccaACATTTtgtaatacaaaattatttattggttaaaaaaaaaagagagaatttgttcgttacacagaaaagtaaaacaattgaAAGTTCcctataaaaattttaactgtGAGCATACAAAGTAGGAGTGACCCTATGACCAGGTTTGAGGACTAAGTTAGCATCAGAAAATCGAAAATGATGACATGTAAACGGTGCTTGTGATATTTGTGAAAGGGTTGCATAGTTTGAAGTGTCATCTAGATGTGGTAGAAAAACAGATATACCCATGCCACGTTCCAAACGACTGTGATTTCTATTAACTATAGCAGATGTCACAGTTTGTTTCCCTCTTATAGAAATCACTGGTGGCGGCTGCTGAGGGGGCAAGTTCCACACAGTCTGTGCCGGGGTAGGAAAAGTACTCTGATGCCCGGAGAGCATCCAAGTGCTCTGCCTCGCAGGAGGCGCAGTAGCAGACAGAGGCGGTGGGCGAGGAGAAGCAGTTGTACTGGGCGTGCGAGGGCAAGTGATGGGAGAAGTAGTCTTCCGAAGGGTAGCCACAGTTTCTGGCGTCCAGAGAAGGGGGAGAAGTGTAATTCTCCGGAGCATATGAAGGCAGCTGAGCTGGTGAGTAACTGTAGTCTAAGGAGCCAGAGAGAGTGGAGGAATCCGAAGGTGATCCCGGGGTCTagagaaacaaaaaccaaggaACAAAGAGCTTGGTAACTTAGACAGGATCAAAAGAAGTGAACAGTGTGGATTCATTAGCACAGACTAAGAAAATCAGGAGTAGAAACAGAACAACACCCAACCCACGTCTGTAGAAGTAATTTTATTTGCTGACTATATGATTTCATGACACCATATTCTATATTTACCCATTTCTTTCCCAACAATAAATTGCCTTGCTTCACTGGCTTCCTTTGTTATAACCATACTTTAGAGGATGCTTTGTTCTTAAACCACAAAATCCCATTGTGCTTCAAGTCACCTGCGCAGCAAATCCTGCTGTGTGCCACAATATAAGCTGCAGGTGGCACCTTGGCTATCTCTCCACACACTCACCACGGAGAACCAGGTGAACATGCAAAGGTAGATCTTGGAACCCTAAGGACCCAGTGTCTGGCTACTCCAAGACGAGTAACTATTCTTCCCACTGCTAAAGTTCTCTGGGGGGAAGGAGCCGTCTGCTTTCtcttaagcaagcctacaatggTTACCGAGAAAGCCTCTCTTAGAGGCTGGAAGGGAAATGGGTCTTTGTGGCCCAGTATTTTCCCCGTGACAACACGCATATTCTGCAGAGTTAATTCTCTGTCCCCTCTAAAATTTAGTCTGAAGCCTACCCAGACTTTTGACAATCC
Protein-coding regions in this window:
- the COLCA2 gene encoding colorectal cancer-associated protein 2: MLSGGSSIHLSDPVAPSSAGLYFEPEPISSTPNYFHPREFSSCVSREENPSCLDQIFDSYLQSETHPELNSTQSAPHYFPDGSQAAPFCFNESLTPGSPSDSSTLSGSLDYSYSPAQLPSYAPENYTSPPSLDARNCGYPSEDYFSHHLPSHAQYNCFSSPTASVCYCASCEAEHLDALRASEYFSYPGTDCVELAPSAAATSDFYKRETNCDICYS